TGCCATCAAGTTCACTCCCGATCATGGCGCGGTGCGGATCAAGGCGGCCGCCGAGAACGGCGCGGTGCTGGTGGAAGTGGCCGATACCGGGCCGGGGATTCCTCTCGATGAGCAGGGAAGAATCTTCGAGGAATTCCAGCGCGCCAGGGCGGTTGCCGGAGAAGAGAAGGTCGAAGGGAGCGGACTGGGTCTCGCCCTGGCAAAAAAGTTTGTCGAAATGCACGGAGGAAGAATCTGGGTGGAAAGCGAAGCCGGAAAGGGCAGCCGGTTTTATTTCACGATACCCATCGTTCCTTGAGGGAGAAATTTGGGAAACGACGGATCGGCGACATCGAATCCGGCGTCAAATAGGTGATCCATGGCGCATGAAACCATTCTGTTGGTGGAAGACAACCCGGTGAACCGGCGTCTGGCGGAGTTTCTCCTGCGCTCGAACGGCTATAAAGTCATCGAAGCGGCCAACGCGGAAGAGGCGTTTGAGCTGCTCAAGGTCGAGCATCCGGCGCTCGTCGTCATGGATATCCAGCTCTCCGGCATCGATGGGCTCGAAGCGACCAGACGAATCAAAGCGGACCCCGCGACCGCGAACATTCCCGTCCTCGCGGTGACATCCTATGCCATGAAGGGCGACCGTGAGAAGGCGTTGCAAGCCGGCTGCGCGGCATACATCACGAAGCCGATCGACAAGACCGCCTTCATTCAAGAGATAACCGCGCTCCTGGCAAAAAAGGCTGACGCCGGGAGGGAATGATGACCGAGGCGAAGCGAGCGCAGGTTTTGGTCGTAGACGACGAGGCGGCTTCGCGCCGACTCCTCGACGTCCGCTTGCGCGGGCTCGCCTGCGAGGCGTTGATGGCTTCGGACGGCGAGGAGGCGCTCGCCCTAATCCAGAAGGAGGTGCCCAGCCTGATCCTCCTCGATCTTGAAATGCCGCGCATGAAGGGCATGGAGCTTCTGCGCAAGCTCAGGCAGGACCAGTTGGATATCCCCGTCATCGTTATCACCGCCTACGGATCCATCGAACGGGCGGTGGAGGCCATGAAAGAGGGCGCCTACGACTTCATCCCCAAACCGTTCGATCCGAAGCATCTCGAGATCGTCGTTCTCAAAGCGCTGGAGCGCCAGGGGCTCAAGCGCGGCATCGAGGTCCTCGCGGAAGAAACCGGGAAGCGATATCGCCTCGTCATAGGCCAAAACGCGAACATGAATGAAGCGATCGAGACCGCCCGCAAGGCGGCGGCGAGCAAGTCCACGGTTCTTCTCCTCGGCGAGAGCGGGACGGGAAAAGAGATTTTCGCCCGGGCCATTCATGCCTGGAGCGATCGGAAAGACGAGCCGTTCGTCGCGATCAATTGCGTCGGTTTGTCGAAGGAGCTGCTCGAAAGCGAGCTGTTCGGCCACGCCAAGGGAGCGTTTACCGGGGCGCACGAGCTGAAGCGAGGCAAGATTGAAGTGGCCCAGGGCGGGACGCTTTTTCTCGATGAGATCGGCGACGTCTCGCCGGAGGTGCAAACGAAGCTCCTGAGATTCTTGCAGGAGCGGGAGTTCGAGCGCGTGGGCGGGCTGAAGCCGATCTCGGTCGACGTCAGGATTATTGCGGCGACCAACCGGGACCTGCAAGAAGCGATCAATGAAGGACGCTTCCGCGAGGATCTCTATTACCGCATCAACGTCGTGCCCATATTTCTTCCTCCGTTGAAAGAGCGAAAGGAGGACATTCCAACGTTAGCGCGGCATTTCATGGAGCGGTTTTCAACCGAGACGAAAAAAAATTTCGCCGCAATAACTCCGGAGGCGATGGAGAAGATCATCGCCTACGACTGGCCGGGCAACGTGCGCGAGCTGGCCAACGTCATCGAGCGGGCGGTGGTTCTCGGCCAAGAACCGATGATCCAGCTCGCGGATCTCGCTCCCGGAATCGTCGCCGTGGAAGCGAAGACTCCATCCGAAAGCGTCTCCTATCACGAGGCCGTCGACGGCTACAGGCGAGAGGTCATTTTACGAGCCCTCGCCCAAACCCAGGGAAACCGCGCCGCCGCGGCCAGACTCCTGGGTCTTGAGAGAAGCTATTTCCTGAGACTGATGAAATCCTTCCGCATCGACTAAGTCTTTTTTCACACTCCCCTGTGTCTAAAGAGATATCATTATTCGTTCTACTTGAGAGCCGGCCCGTTTTACCGTTGATATTCTCCTGCTAATTCAATCGGTCACCGAGTGAGCGCGCCCCCCGCCGGGGTTGGCACAACCCCTGCTCTTATTATCGGTGACGGAGAAAAAGATCATGTCAGGGCAGATCTCGGTTCCGCTGGCGCGTCCGACGGATCGAACAGCTTTTTTTTGGATAAAACAACTTGCCAATTCGGGGATAAGAGTGCTATTGCTGGTCCGCTACGGGTTCGGATCACGTCCGGGGAACTGCCTTCGACCCAACCTGAGATTTTTCCCGGCTGCGAAACTTACGAGACAGAGGAGTAGAGATGGGCGTGAATGTTTATGCAGGCACGCTGATGTGACCAGGTGATCTCCGGGAAATTCCATGATGTCGCGGGTATTGAAGGCGATTCCGTTGGGCTTGCTGGTCGGAATCGCGGGACTATCGATAAGTTTTTTTCCTTTGTCCCACGATCTCGAAGAGGACTGGGGGCTGGGGCTGTTGTTCAAGCTAAGGGGAGCGAGACCGGCGCCGTCGGATGTCGTCGTCGTGAGCATCGACAAGGAATCGTCGGAGCATTTGAACGTGCCTAACAACCCCGACAAGTGGCCGCGCTCCTTGCATGCGCGGCTGGTCGAAAAGTTGGCGGCGCAGGGCGCCAAAGTGATTACCTTCGACGTCCATTTTATCGAGCCGCGCACCGCCAAGGACGACAACCTGTTTTCCGCGGCCATAAAAAAGGCCGGCAACGTCGTCCTGGCCGAGCCTCTGGCGCCCAAGGAAGTCGCCGTATCCCATGACGGCGCGAGCGATGCCGCAGTTCACAATATCGTCAATACCGTACAGCCGATCGATCTCTTTGCGCGGCCCGCGGCGGCGACCGCGCCGTTCGTGCTGCCGAGAATACCGTTCAAGGTGAATCAGTATTGGACGTTTCAGACCGGCGCCGCCGATTCGCCGACCTTCCCGACGATTGCCTTTCAGCTTTTCGCCGAGCAGATCTACGGCGACTTTATTCATTTGCTGGAACAGGTCAGCCCGGGTCAAGCGAAAAAACTGCCCCGCAGCATTGCCGGCGCGATCAAAACCAGCGACCTCAAGACGGTCATGAGAGAGATCCGGGATGTTTTCGAAAGCGAGCCGAGCCTGGCGGAAAGAATGCTCGAACGGCTGGAGCGTTCCGGTGGAGCTTCGACAGACGCACGCAAGCAGCGACTCCTCCAGTCGCTCGTTAAAATGTACGGCGGCGCTAATCGCCGCTATGTGAACTATTACGGCCCGCCTCGGACCGTTGCCACCCTGCCTTTTCATCAAGCGCTGCAACCCGGCGAAA
This DNA window, taken from Candidatus Binatia bacterium, encodes the following:
- a CDS encoding response regulator, with the protein product MAHETILLVEDNPVNRRLAEFLLRSNGYKVIEAANAEEAFELLKVEHPALVVMDIQLSGIDGLEATRRIKADPATANIPVLAVTSYAMKGDREKALQAGCAAYITKPIDKTAFIQEITALLAKKADAGRE
- a CDS encoding sigma-54 dependent transcriptional regulator; its protein translation is MMTEAKRAQVLVVDDEAASRRLLDVRLRGLACEALMASDGEEALALIQKEVPSLILLDLEMPRMKGMELLRKLRQDQLDIPVIVITAYGSIERAVEAMKEGAYDFIPKPFDPKHLEIVVLKALERQGLKRGIEVLAEETGKRYRLVIGQNANMNEAIETARKAAASKSTVLLLGESGTGKEIFARAIHAWSDRKDEPFVAINCVGLSKELLESELFGHAKGAFTGAHELKRGKIEVAQGGTLFLDEIGDVSPEVQTKLLRFLQEREFERVGGLKPISVDVRIIAATNRDLQEAINEGRFREDLYYRINVVPIFLPPLKERKEDIPTLARHFMERFSTETKKNFAAITPEAMEKIIAYDWPGNVRELANVIERAVVLGQEPMIQLADLAPGIVAVEAKTPSESVSYHEAVDGYRREVILRALAQTQGNRAAAARLLGLERSYFLRLMKSFRID
- a CDS encoding CHASE2 domain-containing protein; translated protein: MMSRVLKAIPLGLLVGIAGLSISFFPLSHDLEEDWGLGLLFKLRGARPAPSDVVVVSIDKESSEHLNVPNNPDKWPRSLHARLVEKLAAQGAKVITFDVHFIEPRTAKDDNLFSAAIKKAGNVVLAEPLAPKEVAVSHDGASDAAVHNIVNTVQPIDLFARPAAATAPFVLPRIPFKVNQYWTFQTGAADSPTFPTIAFQLFAEQIYGDFIHLLEQVSPGQAKKLPRSIAGAIKTSDLKTVMREIRDVFESEPSLAERMLERLERSGGASTDARKQRLLQSLVKMYGGANRRYVNYYGPPRTVATLPFHQALQPGENGGRKPTDLKGKAVFVGLSEKLLAERKDSFYTVFSQANGVFIGGVEIAATAFSNLLEDKPVQPISQRFYILLILLGGVFVGVICRMLPMALAAPAVVVSAVVYLIAAEYRFKADGVWYPLVVPLFFQAPLGFFGAVLWNYVETNKERQRIRKALAFYVPDEVVAQ